A window from Desulfovibrio subterraneus encodes these proteins:
- a CDS encoding DUF1538 domain-containing protein: protein MKRDHSHLTELSKEVLFAVLPIAAIVCVLQISLLHMPWDIFARFILGSLFVGGGLFLFLLGVRAGLLPMGETIGGELPKSGSVAYLLIMSFLLGTVVTLAEPDVRVLAHQVDYVSAGLVSRNLLVIVVAISVGICLCGAILRILLGIPIVRVLTAGYLAVLVLAFFTPASFLPIAFDAGGVTTGPVTVPFILALGIGTVGVLRGKNSFSEGFGLVGLASIGPVIGVMLIGMLYG, encoded by the coding sequence ATGAAAAGAGACCATTCTCACCTCACGGAACTTAGCAAAGAAGTGCTGTTTGCCGTTTTGCCCATCGCTGCCATTGTCTGCGTGCTGCAAATTTCGCTGCTCCACATGCCGTGGGACATATTCGCACGCTTCATACTCGGCAGCCTGTTTGTGGGCGGCGGCCTGTTTCTCTTCCTGCTCGGTGTGCGGGCAGGCCTGCTCCCCATGGGAGAAACCATCGGCGGCGAGCTGCCAAAATCGGGCTCGGTTGCCTATCTGCTCATCATGTCCTTTCTGCTCGGCACGGTAGTGACTCTGGCTGAGCCTGACGTGCGCGTGCTGGCGCATCAGGTTGACTATGTTTCGGCGGGGCTTGTGTCCCGCAACCTGCTGGTCATCGTCGTGGCCATAAGTGTAGGCATATGCCTGTGCGGCGCCATTCTGCGCATCCTGCTCGGGATACCCATCGTCCGGGTGCTCACGGCAGGCTATCTGGCAGTGCTCGTGCTGGCCTTTTTCACGCCTGCCAGCTTTCTGCCCATTGCCTTTGATGCAGGGGGCGTAACTACCGGTCCCGTTACCGTTCCGTTCATTCTGGCGCTCGGCATCGGTACCGTGGGCGTTTTGCGTGGCAAGAACTCCTTCAGTGAAGGCTTCGGCCTTGTGGGGCTGGCCTCCATCGGACCTGTCATCGGCGTAATGCTCATAGGAATGCTTTACGGATGA
- a CDS encoding cation:proton antiporter domain-containing protein produces MGIAADIVIIIVAGLFGGLIAQFFRQPLILGYILAGILVGPYTGGITVSDIHDIELLAEIGVALLLFALGLEFSLKDLKPVRLIALIGTPIQIVLCMAVGYVTGRVAGWDPIPALWFGAFISLSSTMVILKTLEGQGWLGTLSSRIMIGMLIVQDLAVVPMLIIMPKLGMADAGYLDLAWAAVKAGLFLAGMMMLGTRIMPRILRRVAEWNSREMFMLACSAIGLGIGYGTYLLGLSFAFGAFVAGMVLSESDYGHQALSDIIPLRDLFGLLFFASMGMLVDPHFIWANIGTITGIAIAAFAVKGVLFSVLGRVFGYGNVVPMALGLSMFQAGELSFLLARVGVESGSLPHQQYTMFLAVGILGMVATPPMSSLTAPLYALRRRYMPAPIMESVNLPQDGLCGHVVIAGGGRVGRYVASILSRLAQPFVVIESNSRRFEQCRIAGYPVIYGDAGQHNVLEAAGTEKACLLLVTIPYLADAKAVVGHARRMKPSLSVVARVAGAEQMEALADLGVRQTIQPEFEAGLELTRQALLHLGLPVGEIQRFSDTVRRERYAAIFEAHPEYRTLTQIGDAASSMQLSWIALEEGSKLAGRSLAGLQLRTTVGVSVVGILRNGSLMPNPEAEFVLQAGDIAGIMGTTEAMEAFTARARNEVTAVHEEEVHAGGLASIHS; encoded by the coding sequence ATGGGAATCGCAGCTGATATTGTCATCATCATAGTCGCCGGACTGTTCGGCGGACTCATTGCCCAGTTTTTCAGACAGCCACTCATTCTGGGATACATTCTGGCAGGTATTCTGGTCGGCCCGTACACGGGTGGCATCACGGTATCCGACATCCATGATATCGAGCTGCTGGCCGAAATAGGTGTCGCTCTGCTGCTTTTCGCCCTGGGGCTGGAATTTTCGCTTAAAGACCTCAAGCCGGTGCGGCTGATCGCGCTTATAGGCACGCCCATCCAGATTGTGCTGTGCATGGCCGTGGGATATGTGACAGGCCGCGTAGCCGGATGGGACCCCATTCCCGCCCTGTGGTTCGGTGCCTTCATTTCCCTGTCGAGCACCATGGTCATTCTGAAAACGCTTGAAGGACAGGGCTGGCTCGGCACACTCTCAAGCCGCATCATGATCGGCATGCTCATCGTGCAGGACCTTGCCGTAGTCCCCATGCTTATCATCATGCCCAAACTGGGCATGGCAGATGCGGGATATCTTGATCTGGCATGGGCCGCCGTCAAGGCAGGCCTCTTCCTTGCAGGGATGATGATGCTCGGCACGCGCATCATGCCCCGCATCCTGCGCCGCGTGGCAGAATGGAACTCGCGCGAGATGTTCATGCTCGCATGCAGCGCCATAGGCCTCGGCATCGGCTACGGCACGTATCTGCTGGGTCTTTCCTTCGCCTTCGGCGCCTTTGTCGCAGGCATGGTGCTCAGCGAATCGGACTACGGCCATCAGGCACTGAGCGACATCATTCCCCTACGCGACCTTTTCGGCCTGCTCTTCTTCGCCTCTATGGGCATGCTGGTCGACCCGCACTTCATCTGGGCCAATATAGGCACCATAACCGGCATTGCCATTGCAGCCTTTGCAGTGAAGGGCGTGCTCTTCTCCGTTCTCGGGCGAGTCTTCGGCTACGGCAACGTCGTGCCCATGGCGCTTGGCCTGAGCATGTTTCAAGCCGGAGAACTCTCGTTCCTGCTGGCCCGCGTGGGCGTGGAAAGCGGCAGCCTGCCGCACCAGCAATACACCATGTTCCTTGCCGTCGGCATACTGGGCATGGTGGCCACTCCGCCCATGTCATCCCTTACCGCACCGCTGTATGCACTGCGCAGGCGCTACATGCCCGCACCGATCATGGAAAGCGTCAACCTGCCGCAAGACGGCCTGTGCGGTCACGTGGTCATAGCTGGCGGCGGACGCGTGGGACGCTATGTTGCAAGCATCCTTTCCCGCCTTGCGCAGCCCTTTGTTGTAATCGAATCCAACTCACGCCGGTTTGAGCAGTGCCGCATAGCGGGATATCCGGTCATATACGGCGATGCAGGCCAGCATAACGTACTGGAGGCAGCGGGAACCGAAAAGGCTTGCCTGCTGCTGGTTACCATCCCCTATCTGGCAGATGCCAAGGCTGTGGTTGGCCACGCCCGCAGAATGAAACCTTCTCTTTCCGTAGTTGCCCGCGTGGCGGGCGCGGAACAGATGGAGGCCCTTGCTGATCTCGGCGTGCGCCAGACCATTCAACCAGAATTCGAAGCCGGACTGGAGCTCACGCGACAGGCCCTGCTGCACCTCGGTCTGCCTGTGGGCGAAATTCAGCGTTTTTCCGATACGGTGCGACGTGAACGTTACGCAGCCATATTCGAGGCACATCCCGAATACCGCACACTCACCCAGATAGGCGACGCAGCTTCGAGCATGCAGCTTTCATGGATCGCGCTGGAAGAAGGAAGCAAGCTCGCCGGCCGCAGCCTGGCCGGGTTACAGTTACGTACGACGGTCGGAGTTTCCGTTGTCGGTATACTGCGCAATGGCTCGCTCATGCCCAACCCGGAAGCGGAGTTCGTACTGCAGGCAGGCGACATTGCAGGCATAATGGGTACAACCGAAGCCATGGAAGCCTTCACCGCAAGGGCCAGAAACGAGGTTACCGCCGTGCATGAAGAAGAAGTTCACGCAGGGGGACTTGCCTCAATCCATAGCTGA
- a CDS encoding SlyX family protein, with protein sequence MKTLEERIAQLEETIYFQDQTIRQLNEAITAQQFQMDEMEKMFIAMRAKLRTLAPLLDEGGTDDGPPPHYGSV encoded by the coding sequence ATGAAGACATTGGAAGAACGCATAGCCCAGCTGGAAGAGACGATCTATTTTCAGGACCAGACCATACGTCAGCTCAATGAGGCCATAACCGCCCAGCAGTTCCAGATGGACGAGATGGAAAAAATGTTTATTGCCATGAGGGCCAAGCTGCGCACACTGGCACCGCTTCTTGATGAAGGCGGCACGGATGATGGTCCGCCCCCGCACTACGGCTCCGTATAG
- a CDS encoding rhodanese-like domain-containing protein, with translation MDAAFLQERLQGGSVFLVDVRDAADYEAGHIPGAICYPLPMTIQARLFKRWWLRKLLCSDVCSGVVFYSGGPRCMRSDSAARAAVISGFPDVYNYAGGLEDWMSRGLGVETGPCCEPEAFV, from the coding sequence ATGGATGCCGCTTTTCTGCAGGAAAGGCTGCAAGGGGGGAGTGTGTTTCTCGTGGATGTACGGGACGCGGCGGACTATGAAGCGGGGCATATTCCGGGGGCTATCTGTTATCCGCTTCCCATGACGATTCAGGCGAGGCTGTTCAAACGTTGGTGGCTCAGAAAGCTGTTGTGCAGTGACGTGTGTTCCGGCGTGGTGTTCTATTCGGGCGGCCCGCGTTGCATGCGTAGCGATTCTGCCGCCCGTGCGGCAGTGATCAGCGGTTTTCCCGATGTCTACAATTATGCCGGTGGGCTGGAGGACTGGATGTCCAGAGGCTTGGGCGTTGAGACAGGTCCCTGTTGCGAACCCGAAGCCTTCGTCTGA
- a CDS encoding DUF1538 domain-containing protein, with protein sequence MNLILDFLDMRHVAAELAMAFAPLVVFFLYMQYRSLHLPTAYVMRMFKGVALSYVGLVLFLQGVTQGFLPAGTEIGRIIGGAEWRWALVPLGFLFGFAATAAEPAVRVLATEMEKASSGAVKQRPVLITLSLGVGVFVALGMAKLLAGFPILWVVVPGYLLVLAMARFSKPDYVAAAFDAGGVATGPMTVTFVMAVVLGAAEALEGRDPVADGFGLIAMVALAPILSIMILGMIYSRRRSDT encoded by the coding sequence ATGAACCTGATACTCGACTTTCTCGATATGCGGCATGTGGCCGCCGAACTGGCTATGGCATTTGCTCCGCTGGTCGTCTTTTTTCTGTATATGCAATACCGCTCATTGCACCTGCCCACCGCCTATGTCATGCGCATGTTCAAAGGCGTTGCGCTTTCCTATGTCGGGCTTGTGCTCTTTCTGCAGGGCGTAACCCAGGGCTTTCTGCCTGCAGGTACAGAAATTGGACGCATCATCGGCGGTGCGGAATGGCGCTGGGCACTTGTGCCGCTCGGATTTCTGTTCGGCTTTGCCGCCACGGCTGCCGAACCGGCTGTGCGTGTGCTCGCCACTGAAATGGAAAAGGCATCATCCGGTGCCGTGAAACAGCGCCCAGTGCTGATAACCCTGTCACTTGGCGTGGGGGTGTTCGTTGCCCTCGGCATGGCCAAGCTGCTGGCGGGTTTTCCGATATTGTGGGTTGTGGTGCCCGGCTATCTGCTGGTGCTGGCCATGGCCCGTTTTTCCAAACCGGACTATGTGGCTGCCGCGTTTGACGCAGGCGGTGTGGCTACCGGCCCCATGACGGTTACCTTCGTCATGGCGGTCGTACTGGGTGCGGCAGAGGCACTGGAAGGAAGAGACCCTGTTGCCGACGGATTCGGTCTTATCGCCATGGTGGCCCTTGCGCCCATTCTGTCGATAATGATCCTCGGCATGATCTATTCGCGGAGAAGGAGCGATACCTGA
- a CDS encoding CheR family methyltransferase, which translates to MTDLSKQERAFSGGLSLRKTPKISDDEFAQLSAFIYEKTGISIPDKRKYLLENRLGSRLQELGLKTFKEYYDYLRLDRNKTLEMDKLCEKVTTNETSFYRDVRQLGIFQNDILKDIIKEQEAAGRKELFIWSAGCSSGEEPYTLAIMISEVLGMSVIGWNIRITANDLSPAMLTKAKEGLYTEYSLRTTPKGIIAKYFDQEGDNFRVKPRIKKLINFGPINLSDGMALKRVPKSHIVFCRNVIIYFDDPMKQSVITAFYDNLVPGGYLFLGHSESIHKLSTAFKPVLKPGGMCYRKEG; encoded by the coding sequence ATGACCGATTTAAGCAAACAGGAGCGCGCCTTTTCAGGTGGGCTTTCGTTGCGCAAAACCCCCAAGATCTCAGACGACGAGTTCGCTCAGCTGAGTGCCTTCATCTACGAGAAGACTGGCATCAGCATTCCCGACAAGCGGAAATATCTGCTTGAGAACCGTCTGGGGTCGCGCCTGCAGGAGCTTGGACTCAAGACCTTCAAGGAATATTATGACTATCTGCGTCTTGACCGGAACAAGACCCTTGAGATGGACAAGCTCTGCGAAAAGGTGACCACAAATGAAACCAGTTTTTACCGGGATGTACGCCAGCTCGGCATTTTCCAGAACGACATACTCAAGGACATAATCAAGGAACAGGAGGCGGCTGGCCGCAAAGAACTGTTCATCTGGTCCGCCGGCTGTTCATCGGGTGAGGAACCTTACACCCTCGCCATCATGATCAGTGAAGTTCTGGGTATGTCCGTCATCGGCTGGAACATACGTATCACGGCCAACGACCTTTCTCCCGCCATGCTCACCAAGGCGAAAGAGGGGCTGTATACGGAATACTCCCTGCGTACCACCCCGAAGGGCATCATTGCCAAGTACTTCGATCAGGAAGGGGACAACTTCAGAGTCAAGCCACGCATCAAGAAGCTTATCAATTTCGGGCCGATAAACCTGAGTGATGGCATGGCGCTCAAGCGTGTTCCCAAGTCGCACATCGTGTTCTGCCGCAACGTGATCATCTATTTTGATGATCCGATGAAGCAGAGCGTCATCACTGCCTTCTATGACAATCTGGTTCCCGGGGGCTATCTGTTCCTCGGTCATTCAGAGAGTATCCACAAGCTTTCCACCGCATTCAAGCCGGTGCTCAAACCCGGCGGCATGTGCTACCGGAAGGAAGGCTAG
- a CDS encoding chemotaxis protein CheX, with translation MSAQYNVSFINPFLAAVIDVLGTMAMVEARPGKPYINARRTAVGDVTGLIGVTGYAEGVISLTLDEKCILRIVSNMLGEDYTKINEEIADAVGELTNMIAGQARAHLANEGMKFQASTPSVIIGKNHTLGHINKQPILSIPFTTPDGNLVVEISLNKAEE, from the coding sequence ATGAGTGCGCAATATAACGTAAGTTTCATAAACCCCTTTCTTGCTGCCGTCATCGATGTGCTTGGCACCATGGCCATGGTGGAAGCCCGTCCCGGCAAGCCGTATATCAACGCCCGCCGGACTGCGGTTGGCGATGTTACAGGTCTTATCGGTGTTACCGGCTATGCTGAGGGGGTTATTTCCCTTACACTGGACGAAAAGTGCATACTGCGCATTGTGTCCAACATGCTGGGGGAAGATTATACCAAGATCAACGAGGAAATTGCAGACGCGGTCGGTGAGCTCACCAACATGATCGCGGGGCAGGCCCGTGCGCATCTTGCCAACGAGGGGATGAAGTTTCAGGCTTCAACACCTTCGGTCATTATCGGCAAGAACCATACACTGGGACACATCAACAAGCAGCCCATACTCTCCATTCCGTTCACCACGCCAGATGGTAATCTGGTTGTGGAAATATCCCTGAACAAGGCAGAAGAATAG
- the trhA gene encoding PAQR family membrane homeostasis protein TrhA has product MSIAISRYLREPVNGLTHCIGALLAVVGTVMLIVRVASPAMPWHIVTFAVFGTGMVLLYTASTLYHWLPLSEKGIRLLRRIDHSMIFVYIAATYTPICLIPLRGPWGWSLFGCAWGIATAGILIKIFWMGAPRWFSTGLYLGMGWMAIAGIYPLVQSLETGALLWLGGGGLLYSIGAVIYACKRPNPHPRHFGFHELFHVFVMGGSFCHFMVMYSYVSRYAPAA; this is encoded by the coding sequence ATGTCCATCGCTATATCCCGGTATCTGAGGGAGCCCGTCAACGGGCTGACCCATTGCATAGGTGCGCTCCTCGCCGTGGTTGGCACAGTTATGCTCATTGTACGGGTGGCCTCCCCTGCTATGCCGTGGCACATTGTCACCTTTGCCGTTTTCGGAACCGGCATGGTGCTGCTCTACACGGCCAGCACCCTCTATCACTGGTTGCCCCTGTCGGAAAAAGGCATCCGTCTGCTGCGGCGTATCGACCATTCCATGATTTTCGTCTACATTGCCGCAACGTACACCCCCATATGCCTCATTCCCCTGCGTGGTCCGTGGGGGTGGAGCCTTTTCGGCTGCGCCTGGGGCATTGCCACAGCGGGTATCCTTATCAAGATTTTCTGGATGGGAGCCCCACGCTGGTTCTCCACGGGGCTTTATCTCGGCATGGGCTGGATGGCCATCGCAGGCATCTATCCGCTGGTACAATCACTGGAAACCGGCGCCCTGCTCTGGCTGGGCGGAGGCGGCCTGCTCTATAGCATAGGCGCAGTCATATATGCCTGCAAACGCCCCAACCCCCATCCCCGTCATTTCGGTTTTCATGAACTCTTTCACGTCTTCGTCATGGGGGGCAGCTTCTGCCATTTCATGGTCATGTACAGTTATGTCAGCCGTTACGCCCCCGCGGCCTGA
- a CDS encoding EVE domain-containing protein codes for MPKYWLMKTEPGCFSIDDLKALPDSTSPWDGVRNYQARNFMRDEMRMGDKVLFYHSVTDPSVAGVAEVVRESYPDHTSWDPEDSHFDPKSTPESPRWFMVDVRFVTKFDHPVPLRVLKATPGLENMELLRKGSRLSVMPVTEEEFSIVCSLAEA; via the coding sequence ATGCCGAAATACTGGCTCATGAAAACAGAACCGGGCTGCTTTTCCATAGATGATCTGAAGGCCCTGCCCGACAGCACAAGCCCGTGGGACGGAGTGCGCAACTATCAGGCCCGCAACTTCATGCGCGATGAAATGCGCATGGGGGACAAGGTGCTTTTCTACCACAGCGTGACGGATCCTTCCGTTGCGGGCGTGGCAGAAGTCGTCAGGGAAAGTTATCCCGACCACACCTCATGGGACCCCGAAGACAGCCATTTCGATCCCAAATCCACACCGGAATCTCCCCGCTGGTTCATGGTAGATGTGCGCTTCGTAACCAAATTTGACCACCCCGTTCCCCTGCGCGTTCTGAAAGCCACCCCGGGTCTCGAAAACATGGAGCTGCTGAGAAAAGGCTCGCGCCTTTCGGTCATGCCCGTGACAGAAGAGGAATTCTCCATTGTATGCTCCCTTGCGGAAGCATAA
- a CDS encoding P-II family nitrogen regulator, producing MNIHDDFDCIVTIVNKGHSGPVVEASRKAGAEGGTIILGRGTGLREVKSIMGIAIEPEKEIVLTLVKGDISRKVLESIVEAGNLEQPGAGIAFILPVKGVAGICHLDCAIP from the coding sequence ATGAACATTCATGACGATTTCGACTGCATCGTCACTATTGTGAACAAAGGCCACAGCGGCCCCGTGGTTGAGGCATCCCGCAAGGCCGGTGCCGAAGGGGGGACCATTATTCTAGGCCGCGGCACGGGGCTGCGCGAGGTTAAGAGCATAATGGGCATTGCCATTGAACCGGAAAAAGAAATCGTGCTCACGCTGGTGAAGGGCGACATCAGCAGAAAGGTACTTGAATCCATTGTAGAGGCAGGCAATCTGGAACAGCCCGGAGCAGGGATAGCATTCATCCTGCCAGTCAAGGGCGTTGCAGGCATCTGCCATTTGGATTGCGCAATACCTTAG
- a CDS encoding PaaI family thioesterase, which translates to MSEYLAAVLHEPQTVNPILNHLGIRVEHAQNGAATLRLDAGKCTAQGAGAVSGGVISTLLDEAMAHAVLSGQKELRPIATVDLHVQFLSGVRPDCVLICDAEVVKNGGRIAFVRAQASTPDGRLVATANASFIVKQGREKNSEG; encoded by the coding sequence ATGTCAGAGTACCTCGCTGCCGTTCTGCATGAACCTCAGACCGTTAATCCCATACTGAACCATCTCGGCATACGTGTTGAACATGCGCAAAACGGTGCCGCCACGCTGAGGCTTGATGCCGGAAAATGCACGGCGCAAGGCGCAGGCGCAGTTTCGGGCGGTGTCATCTCTACCCTTCTGGACGAAGCCATGGCCCACGCCGTGCTCTCCGGCCAGAAAGAACTGCGCCCCATAGCCACCGTGGACCTGCACGTACAGTTTCTTTCCGGCGTGCGTCCCGATTGCGTGCTTATATGCGACGCAGAAGTGGTGAAAAATGGAGGGAGGATAGCCTTTGTCCGTGCGCAGGCAAGCACACCGGACGGTCGGCTCGTGGCCACGGCGAACGCATCGTTCATCGTGAAACAAGGCCGGGAGAAGAACTCGGAGGGATAA
- a CDS encoding DNA integrity scanning protein DisA nucleotide-binding domain protein: MSSRYRKLCIYHTLDGLREGLSHFSGPSRAALLLSLHPDDPIHVLDPQYLMDGHQPKLRELFMDKQDWKTPPPAHKTLRPYELYPFPDPQLTGLLAFGGSNSDVPFLMWFTEEHPDLCSTGPTRCWLEHAAAQLVLDLAASNDMRDSASGFVLQSYATHAVRDYIVDRRNDSVGIDTHLRVYPTLDAILGISHTREEGAWPRGALAFVEPVFLKHLDFLASFPRMEQPSLANLRHCRKLLQAVEDSHRVLVSDGKTIVGITQDHLPPGSILAEFQGRHGFLFLDDEIICSFADGAFQSTNRRANLVQLEEALLESRLSYDTQHSLFRIVTDIVACAQERKHGCTLVLDLRPISRNLAGQTLHSPLDLTSKDGIELACSLAKVDGALHIGHDSNLYGFACLLDGKAVPGENRARGARYNSAVRFTAANDDIIVIVVSSDRPVSIIQRGIELTARCSWTPLPGRAPEPPTLEEWLKL, encoded by the coding sequence ATGAGCAGCCGATACCGAAAGTTGTGCATTTATCACACGCTGGACGGTCTGCGCGAGGGGCTGTCGCACTTTTCCGGCCCCAGCAGGGCCGCTCTGCTGCTCTCCCTGCACCCTGACGACCCCATCCATGTTCTGGACCCCCAATATCTGATGGACGGCCACCAGCCGAAACTCCGTGAACTGTTCATGGATAAGCAGGACTGGAAGACGCCGCCGCCCGCGCACAAAACCTTGCGCCCCTATGAACTCTATCCCTTTCCCGACCCCCAGCTGACTGGTCTGCTGGCCTTCGGGGGCAGCAACAGTGACGTACCCTTTCTCATGTGGTTCACGGAAGAACACCCGGACCTCTGTTCTACAGGCCCCACGCGCTGCTGGCTCGAACATGCCGCGGCCCAGCTCGTGCTGGACCTTGCTGCCAGCAACGACATGCGTGACAGCGCCTCCGGATTCGTGCTGCAGAGCTATGCAACTCACGCCGTGCGCGATTACATTGTCGACCGGCGCAACGATTCCGTAGGCATAGACACCCACCTCAGAGTGTACCCCACACTTGATGCCATTCTGGGCATTTCGCATACCCGTGAAGAAGGTGCATGGCCACGGGGGGCCCTGGCTTTTGTAGAACCCGTATTCCTTAAGCATCTGGACTTTCTTGCCAGCTTCCCACGCATGGAACAACCGTCGCTCGCCAATCTTCGCCATTGCCGCAAACTGCTGCAGGCTGTGGAAGACTCTCATCGGGTGCTTGTTTCCGACGGCAAGACCATTGTTGGCATAACACAGGACCACCTGCCCCCCGGCAGCATCCTAGCTGAATTTCAGGGCCGGCACGGCTTTCTCTTTCTTGATGACGAGATCATCTGCTCCTTTGCGGACGGAGCCTTCCAGTCCACAAACCGCCGCGCCAATCTTGTGCAGCTGGAAGAGGCCCTGCTGGAATCGCGGCTCAGCTACGACACCCAGCATTCTCTGTTCCGCATCGTCACAGACATCGTTGCCTGTGCGCAGGAACGCAAGCACGGCTGCACACTGGTTCTTGACCTGCGGCCCATTTCGCGCAACCTCGCCGGACAAACGCTGCACTCACCGCTGGACCTGACAAGCAAGGACGGCATCGAACTCGCCTGCTCCCTTGCCAAAGTGGACGGCGCGCTGCACATAGGCCATGACTCCAATCTCTACGGTTTTGCCTGCCTGCTGGACGGCAAGGCCGTGCCGGGCGAAAACCGCGCCCGCGGAGCCAGATACAATTCCGCCGTGCGCTTTACAGCCGCAAACGACGATATTATTGTTATCGTCGTATCGTCAGACAGGCCGGTTTCCATCATCCAGCGCGGTATAGAGCTTACGGCCCGCTGTTCGTGGACCCCGCTTCCGGGCCGCGCGCCGGAACCTCCCACGCTGGAAGAATGGCTCAAACTGTAG
- a CDS encoding HDOD domain-containing protein — protein sequence MKPESPAAQMALSEEYVRNFFMYTDHDNDAIAELYRLSVFRTSAALGLGWEIPDEDARLTRNTEYLKDTFTPGLVDPKSLADSEAQLASFPDVYFRIKEVLDSPTSSAEDVARIVSNDMELTAKLLKLVNSPFYGLLETVEDVTHAIALVGVTEVSNLALGISAIKVFKDIPPELMDVKTFWKHSVSCGVFAKLIASKIDGLKADKFFTAGLLHDVGRLIIFKKLPYASVQTLLYARENMLPLVDAERDVLGFDHTDVGNMLLNEWRFPSSLVDAMTWHHKPSGAQDPLAASIIQLADNMTNAMEISLGSMYVLPGMEEGAWERLPLKSSDLVTIVGLFDNHIDELFASFL from the coding sequence ATGAAACCCGAATCGCCCGCAGCCCAGATGGCGCTCAGCGAAGAATATGTGCGCAACTTTTTCATGTATACCGACCATGACAACGACGCTATTGCGGAGTTGTACCGTTTGAGTGTGTTCCGTACCAGCGCGGCGCTGGGATTGGGATGGGAGATTCCGGACGAAGATGCTCGTCTTACCCGGAATACGGAATATCTCAAGGATACATTCACGCCGGGGTTGGTTGATCCCAAATCACTTGCAGACAGCGAAGCGCAGCTTGCCTCGTTTCCCGATGTGTATTTCCGCATCAAGGAAGTGCTGGATTCTCCGACCAGTTCGGCGGAGGACGTGGCCCGTATCGTCAGTAACGATATGGAGCTCACCGCCAAGCTGCTCAAACTGGTGAACAGCCCCTTTTACGGTCTTCTGGAAACGGTGGAAGACGTGACGCACGCCATCGCCCTTGTGGGGGTGACGGAAGTCTCGAACCTTGCTCTCGGCATTTCCGCTATCAAGGTGTTCAAGGATATTCCTCCGGAACTGATGGATGTGAAAACCTTCTGGAAGCATTCAGTGAGCTGCGGCGTATTTGCCAAGCTCATAGCCTCCAAGATAGACGGACTGAAGGCCGACAAATTCTTCACGGCAGGGTTGCTGCATGACGTGGGCCGCCTGATCATTTTCAAGAAGCTTCCGTATGCATCGGTCCAGACGCTTCTGTATGCCCGTGAGAACATGCTGCCGCTGGTGGATGCAGAGCGTGACGTGCTGGGATTCGATCATACTGATGTAGGCAACATGCTGCTGAATGAATGGCGTTTTCCGTCATCCCTCGTAGATGCCATGACATGGCACCATAAGCCTTCCGGTGCTCAGGATCCTCTGGCGGCTTCCATTATTCAGTTGGCTGACAACATGACCAACGCCATGGAGATATCCCTGGGGTCCATGTATGTGCTGCCGGGGATGGAAGAGGGGGCATGGGAACGGCTGCCGCTGAAATCCAGCGATCTGGTGACCATCGTCGGTTTGTTCGACAATCACATCGACGAATTGTTTGCCTCTTTCCTGTAG